A stretch of Aedes aegypti strain LVP_AGWG chromosome 2, AaegL5.0 Primary Assembly, whole genome shotgun sequence DNA encodes these proteins:
- the LOC5564900 gene encoding SOSS complex subunit B homolog — MALPPHSAPHPNPIEIIAIKDIYPGLKNINVIFIVLDVGPVTLTKENREVRTFKVADQSAAINVSVWDEPGKLLMPGDIVRLTKGYAAIWRQCLTLYSGKNGEIHRLGDFCFTFNEMINMSEPNPNLGVGNAPIHGNGAATGNSAGSKVGGRQAVPSEAGPPQVSTGGSGGVKGGQSAARFGSGGAEQSKSSPKNAPRTGRSGQAKGGASKNERR, encoded by the exons ATGGCATTACCTCCGCATAG CGCACCACACCCGAATCCTATCGAAATAATCGCCATAAAAGACATCTATCCTGGACTGAAAAACATCAATGTAATCTTCATCGTTCTGGACGTCGGTCCGGTAACGCTTACGAAGGAGAACCGGGAAGTTCGCACCTTTAAAGTGGCCGATCAGAGCGCCGCCATCAACGTGTCCGTTTGGGATGAACCGGGCAAGCTGCTGATGCCGGGAGATATCGTACGGTTGACGAAAGGATATGCAGCCATTTGGCGCCAATGTCTTACCTTGTACTCGGGCAAGAATGGGGAAATTCATCGGTTGGGCGATTTCTGTTTCACCTTCAATGAAATGATCAACATGAGCGAGCCGAATCCGAACCTTGGCGTAGGGAACGCTCCAATCCATGGGAATGGCGCAGCGACCGGAAATTCCGCCGGTTCCAAAGTGGGAGGACGGCAAGCAGTCCCTAGTGAGGCAGGACCACCTCAAGTATCGACCGGCGGATCAGGAGGCGTGAAAGGAGGGCAATCGGCGGCCCGATTCGGATCCGGAGGAGCTGAGCAAAGTAAATCTTCCCCCAAGAATGCCCCGAGAACTGGCCGTAGTGGTCAGGCCAAAGGAGGAgcatcgaaaaacgaaaggagataA